From Canis lupus baileyi chromosome 16, mCanLup2.hap1, whole genome shotgun sequence, a single genomic window includes:
- the MBTD1 gene encoding MBT domain-containing protein 1 isoform X9, translated as MEGFSWGNYINSNSFIAAPVTCFKHAPMGTCWGDISENVRVEVPNTDCSLPTKVFWIAGIVKLAGYNALLRYEGFENDPGLDFWCNVCGSDIHPVGWCAASGKPLVPPRTIQHKYTNWKAFLVKRLTGAKTLPPDFSQKVSESMQYPFKPCMRVEVVDKRHLCRTRVAVVESVIGGRLRLVYEESEDRTDDFWCHMHSPLIHHIGWSRSIGHRFKRSDITKKQDGHFDTPPHLFAKVKEVDQSGEWFKEGMKLEAIDPLNLSTICVATIRKVLADGFLMIGIDGSEAADGSDWFCYHATSPSIFPVGFCEINMIELTPPRGYTKLPFKWFDYLRETGSIAAPVKLFNKDVPNHGFRVGMKLEAVDLMEPRLICVATVTRIIHRLLRIHFDGWEEEYDQWVDCESPDLYPVGWCQLTGYQLQPPASQSSRESQSGSSKQKKKAKSQQYKGHKKKRKMPVGKKPVSLSSLPMTGGVRRSFSGDEELTPPPYRTLPAQTAPEAFPPPSTSREFSPSLKTVTALQLKEELIDGEDYHFLQGASDQESNGSANFYIKQEP; from the exons GCACCTATGGGGACCTGCTGGGGTGATATCTCAGAAAATGTGAGAGTAGAAGTTCCCAATACAGACTGCAGCCTACCTACCAAAGTCTTCTGGATTGCTGGAATTGTAAAATTAGCAG GTTATAATGCCCTTTTAAGATATGAAGGATTTGAAAATGACCCTGGGCTAGATTTCTGGTGCAATGTCTGTGGCTCTGACATCCATCCGGTTGGCTGGTGTGCAGCCAGTGGAAAACCTCTTGTCCCTCCTAGAA ctATTCAGCATAAGTATACAAACTGGAAAGCTTTTCTAGTGAAACGACTTACTGGTGCCAAAACACTTCCTCCCGATTTCTCACAGAAG gTTTCAGAGAGTATGCAGTATCCTTTCAAACCTTGCATGAGAGTAGAAGTGGTTGACAAGAGGCATTTGTGTCGCACACGCGTGGCAGTGGTGGAAAGTGTAATTGGAGGAAGATTAAGACTAGTGTATGAAGAGAGTGAAGATAGAACAGATGACTTCTGGTGCCATATGCACAGCCCGTTAATCCATCATATTGGTTGGTCTCGAAGCATAGGCCATCGATTCAAAAGATCTG ATATTACAAAGAAACAGGATGGACATTTTGATACACCACCACATTTATTTGCTAAG GTAAAAGAAGTAGACCAGAGTGGGGAATGGTTCAAGGAAGGAATGAAATTGGAAGCTATAGACCCATTAAATCTTTCCACAATATGTGTCGCGACTATTAGAAAG GTGCTGGCTGATGGATTCCTGATGATTGGGATCGATGGCTCAGAAGCAGCAGATGGATCTGACTGGTTCTGTTATCATGCAACCTCCCCTTCGATTTTCCCTGTTGGTTTCTGTGAAATTAACATGATTGAGCTCACTCCACCTAGAG GTTATACAAAACTTCCTTTTAAATGGTTTGACTACCTCAGGGAAACTGGCTCCATTGCAGCACCAGTAAAACTATTTAATAAG gATGTTCCAAATCACGGATTTCGTGTAGGAATGAAATTAGAAGCAGTAGATCTCATGGAGCCACGGTTAATATGTGTAGCCACAGTAACTCGAATTATTCATCGTCTCTTGAGGATACATTTTGATGGATGGGAAGAAGAATATGATCAGTGGGTAGACTGTGAGTCCCCTGACCTCTATCCTGTAGGGTGGTGTCAATTAACCGGATATCAGCTACAGCCTCCGGCGTCACAGT catcAAGAGAAAGCCAATCAGGTTcatcaaaacagaagaaaaaggctAAGTCCCAGCAATACAAAGGACATAAGAAAA AGAGGAAGATGCCAGTTGGGAAGAAGCCTGTCAGTTTGTCGAGCCTGCCTATGACAGGTGGGGTGCGGAGGAGCTTCTCTGGTGACGAAGAGTTGACTCCTCCTCCATATCGAACCCTTCCAGCACAGACAGCCCCGGAGGCCTTCCCACCTCCCAGCACTAGCCGAGAGTTCAGTCCCAGCCTCAAAACAG TGACTGCATTGCAGCTGAAGGAGGAGTTGATAGACGGAGAGGATTATCACTTCCTCCAAGGAGCATCTGATCAGGAAAGCAATGGCTCTGCCAACTTCTACATCAAACAAGAGCCCTGA
- the MBTD1 gene encoding MBT domain-containing protein 1 isoform X10 produces MGTCWGDISENVRVEVPNTDCSLPTKVFWIAGIVKLAGYNALLRYEGFENDPGLDFWCNVCGSDIHPVGWCAASGKPLVPPRTIQHKYTNWKAFLVKRLTGAKTLPPDFSQKVSESMQYPFKPCMRVEVVDKRHLCRTRVAVVESVIGGRLRLVYEESEDRTDDFWCHMHSPLIHHIGWSRSIGHRFKRSDITKKQDGHFDTPPHLFAKVKEVDQSGEWFKEGMKLEAIDPLNLSTICVATIRKVLADGFLMIGIDGSEAADGSDWFCYHATSPSIFPVGFCEINMIELTPPRGYTKLPFKWFDYLRETGSIAAPVKLFNKDVPNHGFRVGMKLEAVDLMEPRLICVATVTRIIHRLLRIHFDGWEEEYDQWVDCESPDLYPVGWCQLTGYQLQPPASQSSRESQSGSSKQKKKAKSQQYKGHKKKRKMPVGKKPVSLSSLPMTGGVRRSFSGDEELTPPPYRTLPAQTAPEAFPPPSTSREFSPSLKTVTALQLKEELIDGEDYHFLQGASDQESNGSANFYIKQEP; encoded by the exons ATGGGGACCTGCTGGGGTGATATCTCAGAAAATGTGAGAGTAGAAGTTCCCAATACAGACTGCAGCCTACCTACCAAAGTCTTCTGGATTGCTGGAATTGTAAAATTAGCAG GTTATAATGCCCTTTTAAGATATGAAGGATTTGAAAATGACCCTGGGCTAGATTTCTGGTGCAATGTCTGTGGCTCTGACATCCATCCGGTTGGCTGGTGTGCAGCCAGTGGAAAACCTCTTGTCCCTCCTAGAA ctATTCAGCATAAGTATACAAACTGGAAAGCTTTTCTAGTGAAACGACTTACTGGTGCCAAAACACTTCCTCCCGATTTCTCACAGAAG gTTTCAGAGAGTATGCAGTATCCTTTCAAACCTTGCATGAGAGTAGAAGTGGTTGACAAGAGGCATTTGTGTCGCACACGCGTGGCAGTGGTGGAAAGTGTAATTGGAGGAAGATTAAGACTAGTGTATGAAGAGAGTGAAGATAGAACAGATGACTTCTGGTGCCATATGCACAGCCCGTTAATCCATCATATTGGTTGGTCTCGAAGCATAGGCCATCGATTCAAAAGATCTG ATATTACAAAGAAACAGGATGGACATTTTGATACACCACCACATTTATTTGCTAAG GTAAAAGAAGTAGACCAGAGTGGGGAATGGTTCAAGGAAGGAATGAAATTGGAAGCTATAGACCCATTAAATCTTTCCACAATATGTGTCGCGACTATTAGAAAG GTGCTGGCTGATGGATTCCTGATGATTGGGATCGATGGCTCAGAAGCAGCAGATGGATCTGACTGGTTCTGTTATCATGCAACCTCCCCTTCGATTTTCCCTGTTGGTTTCTGTGAAATTAACATGATTGAGCTCACTCCACCTAGAG GTTATACAAAACTTCCTTTTAAATGGTTTGACTACCTCAGGGAAACTGGCTCCATTGCAGCACCAGTAAAACTATTTAATAAG gATGTTCCAAATCACGGATTTCGTGTAGGAATGAAATTAGAAGCAGTAGATCTCATGGAGCCACGGTTAATATGTGTAGCCACAGTAACTCGAATTATTCATCGTCTCTTGAGGATACATTTTGATGGATGGGAAGAAGAATATGATCAGTGGGTAGACTGTGAGTCCCCTGACCTCTATCCTGTAGGGTGGTGTCAATTAACCGGATATCAGCTACAGCCTCCGGCGTCACAGT catcAAGAGAAAGCCAATCAGGTTcatcaaaacagaagaaaaaggctAAGTCCCAGCAATACAAAGGACATAAGAAAA AGAGGAAGATGCCAGTTGGGAAGAAGCCTGTCAGTTTGTCGAGCCTGCCTATGACAGGTGGGGTGCGGAGGAGCTTCTCTGGTGACGAAGAGTTGACTCCTCCTCCATATCGAACCCTTCCAGCACAGACAGCCCCGGAGGCCTTCCCACCTCCCAGCACTAGCCGAGAGTTCAGTCCCAGCCTCAAAACAG TGACTGCATTGCAGCTGAAGGAGGAGTTGATAGACGGAGAGGATTATCACTTCCTCCAAGGAGCATCTGATCAGGAAAGCAATGGCTCTGCCAACTTCTACATCAAACAAGAGCCCTGA